GACAattgccaaaaaaatttacatagACAATAAGAAACCATTTCCAATGCTCCGCAAACAGAACATGATATTCATTTCACTAGAAAGTAAAACAATACCAAACTTATCATACTTCAATTCATTGAGGCCAAACCCCACATCGTACCTTCCTAACTTTAGTAATTCACTTATCCTAATTGGTACAATTTCAATTAAGTAAAACCATTTCATTTGTACCTGAAGGAGCCAAACGAGATCTGTTTTTgcatcaaatataaaataaaacagaaacttTAACAAACTTTTTCCAGAACCATTTGATACATAcatatgtatgtgtgtgtgtctatATATTACAAATGAGTTCGACTTCATCGCTACTTTCATTAGTATAAtaggaaaagaacaaaaaataaataaacaaatgagTTACCTTTAAAAGCTTCTCCCGAGTTTGCATCAAAGAGATTGAAAAAGGATGATATAGTTTCCTCTGCAGTGTCTCAATTGCCTTATACACAGATATAGATTCCTGGTAATCTAAACTTAGTCAAGGATCAAATCATGGTGatgaaatttgaatatataaaacccacaaaaatattataagtAATCATAACATCAGATTGCCCAAAAAGACGAGTAATTCTTAGCACAAAGAAATAAGGATACTGTGAGAAGGTGTAGATATAGGAGCCTTGTCTGACAATGATTTTAGTTCACTTGCTATCTGCTTTATCTCTTCTTTGCTCCTAACAAGTCCACATTGCTGGCATATGAATCCATTGCCATCTGCTCATCCAAATCGCAAACAATGAAATATAGTTGCTTTAGCTACCTAACTCatcttattttctattttgtttcaCCTCCCTGACTTGAATACAGGTAATTACATACCAGACTCACGAAGTAAAAAGCCAATGCATCCATTATCCTTGCATCGGTAGCCTTCCAGAACTGCACTTTCTTGGATATCATTGTACTTGCCCTTCAATACAAAATCAACTTCATTTTTAGTTTAAATAGGATAAGGTTCTACATATTccagtataaaaaataattaaaaatgcTACATGACTCACAACGTCACattctttaaaagaaataaaaaataaaaagtaaaagtcATAAGTACCACTTTACTGCAGCGGGGACATGTGCAAGTAAAAAGGTATTGTTCTTTTAGTGCCTTTTGTCGAGTCAGAGTGCTTCCAGCAGTTTCTATGTAACTTATCAACACCTTGAAAATGAATTTGTCAAACAGAGAAGCCTTTAGATTTCACTTCTTGTCAAAATTCGTGCAATAACATGATACTAAGTAACTTTACTTCACATTAAAGAAAGTCAGATAACGTCTGGACAGCATATGAGACACTAAAATTATTCACAAGAGAAAAAGGATCATAAATAATTCACAAGATAGGGTTGATTTCTGTGAATGCATTTAAGAGATTATAAAAAATGTCATTGCAGAATAAATCTTCTCGATTATTAATGAAGCACTTTATAGAATAACCAAGGGACATGCAGCTCATTCCTTTAGTGTCTATTTGTCAAGCAATTTAAACTTATTAATTATCTCCCCTATAATCATACATTTCTGGATATTCAACAGATAAACCCTTGATGTAATCTCTTATTCTTAATTGGATATCAATGGCCAGCAAGTTAAAGAAGCATATACTACCTCAGCACCTTTGGGTATATGTTGCACAGCATGTACGACTGCTGACCTTCCCtcaaataacaaaacagaATTGGGCAAGCAGCTACAGAACCAGAACCATTTAGCAAACAAATAGCAAGAGGGTGATACTGAAAATACTTTTATCCACTAACATAGTTACCTGTGGTTAACAATGGAAATGACAGGATACAATCCTGTGCCCAGGGGTCTCAATTCACTGTCACAAATTGTGTGAGCATTGCATGCAAGCTGCATGGATCGCAGAGAATCAAAATTCCCAAAGATTCcactaaaaaaatttaaactgcATTCTTATTAAGATACACAACGTTTGAGTCCGTACAATAAAGGATCGAAAGAAGTCATGCAGACAATAGCACTGTAATATATCATTACAAATTTGTAAGAACTTAGTTAGACACCAGATGATCGCATTGATTGAGTTGGGTACATGCCAAACTGACAATATTACTTAAGCATCTCATTGTGCTATGCATAAATGCCTGAAGTACCTCCAACACAACGGTTTTACTGCCTAACATTTGTTATTGGGTTCACCAGAATTACCACAACACTAACATGATAGTGAAGCTTCACTTGCATTACATGGTGCAAATTCAGTCACTTTTATTAATAAAACAGTAATAATTGAGAAAAACAGAACCGAAAAACTGTTTATAAAATCACACCTTGGAAAAGTTTTCTGCAATCTCTTTTATATTGATACCGGGCCACTGAAGTATCAAGCTGACAAGGTTCGCCATCTGAGCATACAGCACCAATTGCTTCTCATCAATCTCCGACATATCtttattaaaagaaacaaaaaggaattaataaaaagtaaaCAGCTACAACAAGAAGGAAAGCTaaattggaaaaagccaaaaaggATACGAGCAACTAACGCCTCCACCAACTTGTAGTTGTCCATAGCAGAAGCAGGAATGACCTGAAGGAAAAATCTAATAACGTTAATGTTTTAtacccaaaattaaaaattgaatctttCTGTGTAAATAAGAAAATCTTTACCTTCTCAGTTTGCAATTTTGTGCGAAGGTAGAGTTTGATCATGAGACGAATAGAAGGCGTGACAGCCATTCTTCTCTCCTTGTGAAGCTTCGAGAGAGCTTCACATTCTAGACGATGCAGCTTCCATTCAGACTTCTGCATAATACAAAAACCCAAGACTTCAACGAATGAGGAAACACAAGAACTCCATGAATGTAATCTAATTACCAATCCGAAGCCTAGGGCATACCTGGCATGAGTTACTGCAGTAGTACACAACCTGACAAGCCGAGCACTTCTTGAGATTACTTGATTCGAAACAAGCATCGCACCTGGATTCCGCTGAGGAGTTGTTTGGCACAGAAACGTACGGCTCTTGGCTTATTATCACCTCCCCTGCAATTCAAAACCTCCATTATCGCTGTTCTGAAGCAGCAGAgctacagagagagagagagagagagagagagagagagagagagaggtgaagAGGAGACCTGGAGAGAAGTCTCTGGTGGTAAAGAGGCAACGGCCTTTCTCTGGAACATTCGACACGGTTAAGCTTCGGTCCTCAAGAGCTCTCTGCAACTCTTCCATGATTGGCGTTCTGTCTGTGTTTGCTCACTCTCCACCAAACGACGACGTCAATGGTGGCGAAGTTTTGATGGTATAGcaaatgagttttttttttttttttttttctttttttggttctaattttggggttttgtaGGGTTAAGGTGGCGGGTCCTACATGGGAGGACGTGGCGTGCTACGAAGTCTTGTGTTCTTGACTTGTCGTTCTTTTCCGTCTCCGAAGCTGAAACGTTTCAATTCGCACTGAAAGTTCTGGTCTTTTCAAGTTGAATGTCCTACGCCTTCACTAGGTCACTAGGGTTTTTCTCCGCACTGAAGAAGGTCATTTTATCAACAAAGAAAACGAATAGCAGCCTCTCTCTACCGTTTGCTGCTTCAGGTTAGTTTGGTCCCTACTGTTTGGTTACTGAGAAAATCCAGTAAAATCAGTTCGTTTCTGAATTTATCAATCTGTTTGCGAATTTCAGCTATGGATGGTAATTCAAGTTGCCCGTTGGTGTTATGCGGAAAATCATCGGCAGAGAATGAAACTGCCAAAACGCTGAAGAACAGTGGCGCTCTGAAGCTCACTGACAACACTGAGCTTTCAATTCTTCTGCACTCTGAATCGGCAAAACCGATCAAGGAAGACGCTTTTGGGGTGGATTCGTTTATGAACTCTCTCTCAACCAATAGGTTCGGAAGGTTCCTCCTTTGGTCTCCACGCTTGCCTTCAACGCACGACGTCGTCTCCCAGTAAGTCTCATAAAAGCCCTTAGCTTTGTTTGCCTTTCTGAAACGAAGTGAACGGATATTTAGCTTTTTCTCAGGAATTTCTGTGAGCTTCCTATCGGTGCGGTTTGTGTAGCTGATGTTCAGTACAAAGGGCGAGGTTTGAAATGCTAATTGGTGGTTGACATTGATTTTACTGGTTTATTGTGTTATTGGGATTCAATTTATTCTTTGATCTTTTCCAGGCCGGTCGAAGAATGTGTGGGAATCTCCCAAGGGTTgccttctcttttcctttaCTTTGCAGATGGAGGATGGCCGAGTCGTGCCTCTTATACAATACGTGGTGTCTCTTGCTGTCACGGAGGCAATAAAGGATGTTTGTGATAAAAATGTGAGTGCATTTTTCTTGCCGAGTTTGATATAGAAAGAACCTTGTCAAATTCATATTGCAGTTAATAGGTGATGCTATAGTCTCCCAACTTTGATACACTTGTGTTAATACATCTTTTGAATTTCAGGGCTTGCCATATGTTGctgttaaaataaaatggccAAATGATCTTTATTTAAATGGCCTCAAAGTGGGAGGTATTTTATGCACCTCGACATTTAAATCAAAGCAGTTCAATGTCTCTGCTGGTAATTAGTCTCATCCTCTGGGTGCTGATTAGCATATCTGATTGGAAATAAGCATGGTTTC
The window above is part of the Prunus dulcis chromosome 1, ALMONDv2, whole genome shotgun sequence genome. Proteins encoded here:
- the LOC117626147 gene encoding histone-lysine N-methyltransferase ASHR1, coding for MEELQRALEDRSLTVSNVPEKGRCLFTTRDFSPGEVIISQEPYVSVPNNSSAESRCDACFESSNLKKCSACQVVYYCSNSCQKSEWKLHRLECEALSKLHKERRMAVTPSIRLMIKLYLRTKLQTEKVIPASAMDNYKLVEALVAHMSEIDEKQLVLYAQMANLVSLILQWPGINIKEIAENFSKLACNAHTICDSELRPLGTGLYPVISIVNHSCLPNSVLLFEGRSAVVHAVQHIPKGAEVLISYIETAGSTLTRQKALKEQYLFTCTCPRCSKVGKYNDIQESAVLEGYRCKDNGCIGFLLRESDGNGFICQQCGLVRSKEEIKQIASELKSLSDKAPISTPSHNYQESISVYKAIETLQRKLYHPFSISLMQTREKLLKILMELEDWSEALAYCRLTIPVYQRVYPGCHPLLGLQYYTCGKLEWLQGDTENAVKSLIKAVDILRITHGTSTPFMKDLFMRLEEARAEASYKFSSEE
- the LOC117626156 gene encoding biotin--protein ligase 1, chloroplastic-like isoform X2, encoding MSYAFTRSLGFFSALKKVILSTKKTNSSLSLPFAASAMDGNSSCPLVLCGKSSAENETAKTLKNSGALKLTDNTELSILLHSESAKPIKEDAFGVDSFMNSLSTNRFGRFLLWSPRLPSTHDVVSQNFCELPIGAVCVADVQYKGRGRSKNVWESPKGCLLFSFTLQMEDGRVVPLIQYVVSLAVTEAIKDVCDKNGLPYVAVKIKWPNDLYLNGLKVGGILCTSTFKSKQFNVSAGIGLNVDNEKPTTCLNTFLRELSVTTYQFRREDILAAFFDKFEKFYELFINQGFDLIRIFVSYWG
- the LOC117626156 gene encoding biotin--protein ligase 2-like isoform X1 is translated as MSYAFTRSLGFFSALKKVILSTKKTNSSLSLPFAASAMDGNSSCPLVLCGKSSAENETAKTLKNSGALKLTDNTELSILLHSESAKPIKEDAFGVDSFMNSLSTNRFGRFLLWSPRLPSTHDVVSQNFCELPIGAVCVADVQYKGRGRSKNVWESPKGCLLFSFTLQMEDGRVVPLIQYVVSLAVTEAIKDVCDKNGLPYVAVKIKWPNDLYLNGLKVGGILCTSTFKSKQFNVSAGIGLNVDNEKPTTCLNTFLRELSVTTYQFRREDILAAFFDKFEKFYELFINQGFQSLEELYYKTWLHSGQRVIVQEKNDNQVVENVVTIQGLTSSGYLLAIGDDNQMCELHPDGNSFDFFKGLVRRKLD